The genomic region TTGTGCTGCTTTAAGGACTTATCAAAGGCAGAGGGAGACCTGCTTGAAACAGTTGGATGATCCCTCAAACTGATTCTAAGATATTTAATGAATTTGGTTATTAAATTGGATAATTTAGTTTCTGAACCAGGAGTTATAGTGTTCTTAAACATATACATTACATTACGTTACAAATACACCTACATTAACTTTCCAGATAAATGGAATCCACTAAATTCAATTCCCTCTTCTCAAGAGATATATTTATGAATGCAAGAAAGAAGTTCACAAATAAATCAACAAAGGACGTCATtggaaaggtcactgaaatgtttttttttctctggtaTGTAGGAAATGCGAAAGAAATTTAATGCACACTGCAGAAAAGATCATTCAACCACTGTATTATGTAGGCCTATTGTCCATATTTTACAGGGTCGAAATATTGCTTGTAATCAATTCTGGGAGTGGTTTTACTGCACGCAGGGCAGAAATTATGCGTTTTTACATAATACCGAATAAACAGAGACGGTTCAGCCTATCTTTGTCCCCGCAGTGGAGACGGCTATGTCCGTTTGCTCTTTGCAGATTTGATGCGTGAGTCATCGCGAACTTAACCCTGTACCTCCCCAGGCAAAAGCTGAGCAGCTTTATTCTTGTATAGTCAACGCTAAATGACTTTGACTAACGAGTCACCATGCTGACGCCCCCGGGGTCTGTTCATTTTCACATGCTTTTCACAGGGAACATGTAACATTTAAAAGGACGATAAAAAATAACCCGATGTGAACTTACGACAGCAGACTCCATTCCCAAGTGCGCTTTTTGATCATGAAAATGCACTTATTTCATAGTTTATATTTTAAGGGAGTGATGGTGATTGTAAAATTACAGATCCTATTATTGAACATTTTTTTCCTCCCACGGGAAGATCAGCTAAACGATAGTAATCAGTATGAATGGGAAccattaacataattatttggAGATTACAGTTTAAAGGCTGTAtgaaaaaataatacaaaaccACCCGACCGCACCGCAAGCTTTAAATTTGAAAGACAACTTAGTCATACATGAACAGATAAACTGTCCCAGAATTACCCCACATAGTTGAAAAGCTTATGGGGAATGAAAATCACGtattatacaaaaaaaacctAGGTCAAAtggaaataaatttaaaaagttaACCAATCATTCAACAGCAAAACAAATATTGCTGTTTGATGACGAATTTTAGCAGCATTGAGAAACCCATCATGTGTGTTTTTCTATTGCTTTTAATATACAAAACGTGTGTATTCCTATGACTTCTGATGAACCGAtcgtgtctgtgtttgtatgcCTTTGGACAATCGAAGCATATATGTATTCATGTGGCTTTTGATAAACAAAGCCGTTGGTGTATTTTGCGGAATTGATAAATAAAGCACGCATGTATTTCCACAGGCTCGCTATTGCGTATATGGCGGTGACGCAGGCGCAAGGTGGCGCCTCTTATAACGGGGAGCTGTCCCGGTGCTGAAGCGAGAGACGCCAGGACTGGGATGCGACTCGCAGGCGCGGATCACCGCTCAGTCACGGCAGGTAAGCGGGCGCCTCCCCTAGCGCTTTTCTGTGCAGAGACGCGCATTCGTATATTCTTAAGGATTCTCGGGCGCTCATTCTTGCGATTGTGTTTTCCAACCTGATGCATATCCTTGTTCAACAGACTCAGTCAAGTTTTCTTCAAAAAACTGGCaggtaaaaataattaaaactagTAAAAACACATTCATTAAAATATCAAACGCAGTAACGATGATTACAGTTGTATATGTTTAAAATACTATTCCAGATTTGTTAATATAATAAGTGATACCGAGTTGATTTCCTGAGTGTTTGATTTTCTGTACTCTTAACGCCGTTTACAATGTAATAAATGCGGATTTTTCATGCGTGTAGCGCCGGGTTACCTTGACAACCAGCAGTGACTCATTCGCCGGAGCAGCAATTTGAAGCGTAATGAGATTTTACAGGCTGGCTAAATTCTTATGTAGTTATTGTTGCACTAACAATCATATTTTCCCTATCAGTCCCTTGCTTGTCTGTTTCTGTAAATGGAGtataaacaaacatacaagcCTACGGATAACCAAACCGAAGTTAGATGCATGATTCTgtttattagttttttttttttttttacaaagactAACTTGATTACACGGATTTGTTAAGCGGCGTCAAGCTAACAGGCTCGTATAATAGAGATGGTCTGATTTGCTTTCAACTTCTGTGTGACATAATAGAATGATAAAGAAAAATCTGTGTAATATTAGAGTTGGGTTGAAGGGTTGAAATATTGTTAGCAAAGCATGAGGCTGCTGGAATAGAGACAACAGATCAAAgtgatttaataaaataatgtctttTTTCATTTAAGGTTCAAAGTACTGCTGAGGACCCAGTGAACAGCTGAGACTTGTTACACAGCAGCCCGGTAAAGATAATGCTCATGTTGTGATTGTCAGTTCTAGGCAATATGACGTTATCATTCCTCAAGATCCatgtggctgcagctttcttccTGCTTGCCGCTCTTCACCACACGTGCAGTGTGCAGGGCGCCTCCCTGTGGCAGTCAAAGCCCCGAGGCAGTGGGGCAGAGAGCAGCCACGGCAGGCCCTACTTGGTGCCAAGCATTGATATGGTTAAGGCTCTGGAGTACATCGAAAGCCTCCGGCAGCAGACACGCGGGGACGATTGGCCCGCCACTGACTACAGTGACCTGGAGCGGTTCCGCTCGCTACCGCTCGCCACCGCGTCCGAGCCAGAGGAGCCAAGCCAGGACGCTGCTGCCAGCTGGCAAGACGATCAGTCACAGCAATGGCTTAAGGTGCTGCTGAAGACTCTCCAGCAGTCAGGCAACGAGCCAAAGGCCACGACGGCTCTCACCAGCCCACGGCAGGCATACGGCGACAGGCCACGCCCTGAAGATGACACCGACGACAGACCGGCGGCTGATGAGGGCGACTATGAGGGTGCGCCGTGGTCTGAGCGTCAAAAGCTGCCCAAGAAATACCCTCTGATGTTTGAAGATGAAGACTCCCGAGAGAGTCCTTATAAACGCACAAACGAGAATGTGGAGGAGCAGTACACGCCTCAGAGCCTGGCCACCCTGCAGTCCGTCTTCGAGGAGCTGGGAAAGATGTCTGGCCCCAAGACTAATAAGAGGCACAGCATGGACGATGAGCTGAGGCTCTACAGGGGTGACGATGACGATGATATCTACAGGGTAAACAACATGGCATATGAGGACGTGACCGGGGGTGAGGATTGGACCCCAGTGGAGGAGAAAGTGGAGACAGAAGAGGAGGTGAAAGGTAGCCGGGAGGAGTTTGACAGGGGGTCGGATGAGAATGACGGCAACAGCATGAAACGTTCCAGCATGTCGGGGAAATACGACGAGCAGGAAGAGCCAGATGATGTCACCAAACTAGTGGATTACTACTTGCTGAAGATCCTGGAAAAGACTGAGCAAACAGAGAACAAGAGGGACAGAGTGGAAGAGCAAAACCCATTTTCATACAACATAAACCCCCAAGCCATCTACCGGCTGATTGACATCTCCCGGAAATTACAAATTCCCCCCGAGGACCTCATAGATATGCTGAAGAACGGGGAGATAAAAACACAAGACAAAAGGCCGGAAGCTGAGGAATATGCAGACCTGGACAGGGCGGAGGAACGGCTAGCTCAGATCGCATCTTCCCACAAAGACATGACTCCCACCGCTAAGTTCTACGGCAGAAAAAAGCCAGAGATACTGCCAAACGACTTTCCCGATGACTTAAACACAGAAGATATATTGAAAATTCTTGGGCTGGAAagtctggccaatcagaaagcAAAGTACTTGCTGAAGCAGAAACACAGCAAAAACACACCCCCAGGATTGTACTCCCCTAGTGGCAGGCAGGGAGATTTTGTCGGCCCTGAACTGAGCAGCATCTCTGACAAAAGAAAATCAGATTATGACGACGCCATTGAAGAAGAACTCGCTAGCCATCTTGCAGCCAAGATGTTAGCGCAGTACCCGAAAATGCTTAAGAAAATGGACCTGAAGCGGGCCTCACGGCCTGCCTCCCAAGAGCAGCAGCTGGCTTTCGATACCCTGTTGCAGGATTACTTTGACCGTATCACACCCGATAAAGGCCTGCCTTCGAAAAGGTTATCGGAGGTCGATGATGTGGGCGATTCCACGCAGGAGCAGGGCCAGGATGATGACGTGCTGCTGAAAATCCTGGAGCACATGAACCCAGAGACAACTGAGAAGGAAGACAGGGACCTTTACGGAAGAGCAATTGGAGGCATGTAGCTATCGGGCATGGAGATGCGTatgttaaatattattttaatgggaaATAATATTTTGGAGGGACAATTAAATACAAATGAGATTAGCTCTTCGTGTAGCTAATTTCAAGAAACTGTTTACAGAGTCTAATTTGGCGTATTAGGGGGTATTAAATATTCTATTCGTTGTAGTTTCAGAGCTTGTGGTATTTGAAACGTTCTGTGGTTATAAGGACTAGGTATTAACGAGCACTCTATCTAATAAATGTGGCAGTAATGAGTGGCGGCTGGTGATTATTTGCGTAAACACACAGACGTATCGCTGTTGGGTTTTCCGAGTCATGTTTTCCTTAGGGCCAAAATTTCGTACGTGTAGTTAGTCATGTGTGCAGTGTATGGACTCAATAAAGCATTTACTGGTATTATTTTCTTCCTGCTGTGTGATGCTGTCTCATTTAACGCCAGGAAGGACTCAGACGCAGCAGCCTGCTCACAATCAGGGGTGTAGCATGAAATTCTAGGTCCGCctcacaaaatgtcaccttggcccCCCTGCTAGGGTTGGCTCTTTCAGTCTGAGGAGATATGGTTCCCCCACGGTAAAATCGGCTGGGGTGTCCCTGCCCCACCGACACCCCTACTCACAAAGCACATATTTTACACAT from Brienomyrus brachyistius isolate T26 chromosome 17, BBRACH_0.4, whole genome shotgun sequence harbors:
- the scg2a gene encoding secretogranin-2, encoding MTLSFLKIHVAAAFFLLAALHHTCSVQGASLWQSKPRGSGAESSHGRPYLVPSIDMVKALEYIESLRQQTRGDDWPATDYSDLERFRSLPLATASEPEEPSQDAAASWQDDQSQQWLKVLLKTLQQSGNEPKATTALTSPRQAYGDRPRPEDDTDDRPAADEGDYEGAPWSERQKLPKKYPLMFEDEDSRESPYKRTNENVEEQYTPQSLATLQSVFEELGKMSGPKTNKRHSMDDELRLYRGDDDDDIYRVNNMAYEDVTGGEDWTPVEEKVETEEEVKGSREEFDRGSDENDGNSMKRSSMSGKYDEQEEPDDVTKLVDYYLLKILEKTEQTENKRDRVEEQNPFSYNINPQAIYRLIDISRKLQIPPEDLIDMLKNGEIKTQDKRPEAEEYADLDRAEERLAQIASSHKDMTPTAKFYGRKKPEILPNDFPDDLNTEDILKILGLESLANQKAKYLLKQKHSKNTPPGLYSPSGRQGDFVGPELSSISDKRKSDYDDAIEEELASHLAAKMLAQYPKMLKKMDLKRASRPASQEQQLAFDTLLQDYFDRITPDKGLPSKRLSEVDDVGDSTQEQGQDDDVLLKILEHMNPETTEKEDRDLYGRAIGGM